From Serinicoccus profundi, the proteins below share one genomic window:
- a CDS encoding AAA family ATPase, with amino-acid sequence MTISNQKGGVGKTTTTVNLAAAMAASGLRVLVIDMDPQGNASTALSIPHTSGTAGIYDVLIDGVPLAEVVQPCSQVPNLLCAPATIDLAGAEIELVPLVARENRLRRALQTYLDATESTIDLVLIDCPPSLGLLTVNAFVAARELLIPIQCEYYALEGLSQLLKNVELIQQHLNADLRVSTILLTMFDGRTRLASDVAEQVREHFGDRVLRTAIPRSVRISEAPSHGETVMTYDPTSTGALSYAEAAAEMRRQKEIA; translated from the coding sequence GTGACGATCTCCAACCAGAAGGGTGGAGTCGGCAAGACCACGACGACGGTGAACCTCGCCGCAGCCATGGCGGCATCCGGGCTGCGGGTGCTCGTCATCGACATGGATCCCCAGGGCAACGCCAGCACAGCGCTGTCCATCCCGCATACCAGTGGGACGGCCGGCATCTACGACGTGCTCATCGACGGGGTCCCGCTCGCCGAGGTCGTGCAGCCCTGCTCGCAGGTCCCGAACCTGCTCTGCGCCCCCGCCACCATCGACCTCGCCGGCGCCGAGATCGAGCTCGTGCCCCTGGTCGCCCGGGAGAACCGTCTGCGTCGGGCCCTGCAGACCTACCTCGACGCGACCGAGAGCACCATCGACCTCGTGCTGATCGACTGCCCGCCCAGCCTCGGCCTCCTCACCGTCAACGCCTTCGTCGCCGCCCGCGAGCTGCTCATCCCCATCCAGTGCGAGTACTACGCCCTCGAGGGCCTCAGCCAGCTGCTCAAGAATGTCGAGCTCATCCAGCAGCACCTCAACGCCGATCTGCGCGTCTCGACGATCCTGCTCACGATGTTCGACGGGCGGACCCGTCTGGCCTCCGACGTCGCCGAGCAGGTCCGGGAGCACTTCGGGGACCGGGTGCTCCGCACGGCGATCCCCCGGTCGGTGCGCATCAGCGAGGCCCCCAGCCACGGGGAGACCGTCATGACCTACGACCCGACCAGCACGGGAGCACTGTCCTACGCCGAGGCGGCTGCTGAGATGCGCCGACAGAAGGAGATCGCATGA